In one Gossypium hirsutum isolate 1008001.06 chromosome D09, Gossypium_hirsutum_v2.1, whole genome shotgun sequence genomic region, the following are encoded:
- the LOC107892985 gene encoding heavy metal-associated isoprenylated plant protein 25, with the protein MTETFCCMVMRINIDCNGCYRKVRRALLETQELDTHLIEMKQSKVSVCGKFKPQEIAIKIRKKTNRRVEILEIQEFSINNGQSHEEKPLMISSSWNLESNQNLFATCT; encoded by the exons ATGACAGAAACG TTCTGCTGCATGGTAATGAGGATCAACATTGACTGCAACGGTTGTTACAGAAAAGTAAGAAGAGCCCTTCTTGAAACCCAAG AGTTGGATACTCATTTGATAGAGATGAAACAGAGCAAGGTAAGCGTTTGTGGGAAATTTAAACCCCAAGAGATAGCCATTAAAATAAGGAAGAAGACGAATCGTAGAGTGGAGATATTGGAAATACAAGAATTTAGCATCAATAATGGACAAAGTCATGAGGAGAAGCCATTGATGATCTCTTCTTCTTGGAATCTTGAATCCAACCAAAATCTA